In a single window of the Candidatus Neomarinimicrobiota bacterium genome:
- a CDS encoding glycosyltransferase yields MRKDLLEMSKAEAIKDFRLSPEMPILTIIGGSQGSKAINQVVSASVDDLCHRLSIQVIWQTGPLHYDTLSPIESRFSGLRIFPFLERVGPAYSAADLIVSRAGALTLAETAHCGKPSLLIPFRGASADHQTRNAKIFEDAGAAEVILESHLSPERFVKEVETLITDPRKLSKMGTTARSLSTPDAAKEIVNQIVALAEA; encoded by the coding sequence GTGAGGAAAGATCTTCTTGAGATGAGCAAGGCCGAGGCCATAAAGGATTTCCGGCTTTCCCCTGAAATGCCAATCCTTACGATTATCGGCGGTAGTCAGGGATCAAAGGCGATCAACCAGGTGGTTTCCGCATCGGTGGACGATCTGTGCCATCGATTGAGCATTCAGGTGATCTGGCAGACGGGCCCCTTGCATTACGACACCCTCAGCCCCATTGAATCGAGATTTTCGGGCTTGCGCATCTTTCCATTTCTGGAGCGAGTCGGTCCGGCGTATTCCGCCGCCGATCTTATTGTGTCAAGGGCAGGAGCCCTGACCCTGGCCGAAACTGCGCATTGCGGGAAACCGTCCCTACTGATTCCTTTTCGTGGTGCTTCCGCGGACCACCAGACAAGGAACGCCAAGATTTTCGAGGACGCTGGTGCAGCAGAAGTTATTCTCGAGTCCCATCTCTCTCCGGAGCGGTTTGTCAAAGAAGTTGAAACTCTCATAACTGATCCCCGGAAATTGTCGAAGATGGGGACGACCGCGAGGTCACTGTCAACGCCCGACGCCGCCAAGGAGATAGTTAACCAGATAGTAGCTCTGGCGGAAGCATGA